Proteins found in one Pseudomonas mosselii genomic segment:
- a CDS encoding DUF2514 domain-containing protein — protein sequence MNGLGVRVVALLAVVGSYWLVYQHGRSVERTEAEAASATRDSGDRLAEALGERGERAKEQQRADALEEVRAHAQEQRTNAEGAAAGADVAGQRLHDEAGKLAATVGCPGQDPAVAARSEAARRAAMVLSDLLARADARAGELAAAYDRARVAGLACEASYNALVNPAG from the coding sequence GTGAACGGCTTGGGCGTTCGGGTGGTCGCGCTGCTGGCTGTGGTCGGGTCGTACTGGCTCGTCTACCAGCACGGGCGATCAGTTGAGCGCACCGAGGCTGAAGCCGCGTCAGCGACCCGGGACAGCGGCGATCGCTTGGCTGAAGCGCTGGGCGAGCGCGGGGAACGGGCAAAGGAGCAACAGCGCGCCGACGCGCTGGAGGAGGTGAGGGCGCATGCTCAGGAACAAAGAACGAACGCTGAAGGCGCTGCTGCTGGGGCTGATGTTGCTGGCCAGCGGCTGCACGACGAAGCCGGCAAACTCGCTGCCACCGTCGGTTGCCCCGGCCAGGATCCCGCCGTTGCCGCTCGAAGCGAGGCAGCCCGCCGCGCCGCCATGGTGCTCTCCGACCTGCTCGCACGGGCTGATGCTCGAGCGGGAGAGCTGGCGGCAGCGTATGACCGAGCCCGAGTAGCTGGCCTCGCGTGTGAGGCGTCCTATAATGCCCTCGTCAATCCTGCAGGATAG
- a CDS encoding glycoside hydrolase family 19 protein produces the protein MPITEQQLLQILPNARPVAGIFVPALNRAMARWKIDSPVRQAAFLAQVGHESGQLRCLVENLNYSAEGLAATWKSRYRGPDGKPNAKAIALARKPEAIANDAYAGRNGNSQQGDGWRYRGRGLIQLTGRDNYRSAGQALGLPLLENPELLEQPEHAAQSAAWWWATHGLNELADAGRFSDIGSIINTGQPGRVPHGAAERKALYDLAVRVLA, from the coding sequence ATGCCGATTACCGAGCAGCAGCTGCTGCAGATCCTCCCCAATGCCCGCCCAGTCGCGGGCATTTTTGTACCCGCGCTGAACCGCGCCATGGCGCGCTGGAAGATCGACAGCCCAGTGCGCCAGGCGGCTTTCCTTGCACAGGTCGGCCATGAGTCTGGCCAGCTGCGCTGCCTGGTGGAGAACCTGAACTACAGCGCCGAGGGCTTGGCGGCCACCTGGAAGAGCCGGTACCGCGGCCCGGATGGCAAGCCGAACGCTAAGGCCATTGCGCTGGCGCGGAAGCCTGAAGCGATCGCGAACGACGCCTATGCCGGCCGCAACGGTAACTCCCAGCAGGGCGACGGCTGGCGGTACCGGGGTCGCGGTCTGATCCAGCTGACCGGCCGCGACAACTACCGCAGCGCCGGCCAGGCCCTGGGCCTACCGCTACTCGAGAACCCCGAACTGCTCGAACAGCCCGAGCATGCGGCCCAGTCCGCCGCCTGGTGGTGGGCCACCCATGGCCTGAACGAATTGGCCGACGCCGGCCGCTTCAGCGATATCGGCAGCATCATCAATACCGGGCAACCTGGCCGGGTGCCGCACGGCGCAGCTGAGCGGAAAGCGCTGTATGACCTGGCCGTGCGGGTGCTGGCGTGA
- a CDS encoding tail fiber assembly protein has protein sequence MIIKLSPVRSDAQLAVFRLGDMLTINNVALDFARLPEGASLPASAVGSPFMHDPIERHDGKLIVTLRLPHAADAPESARFPVDIVDPAEGAVQLPGQEVREAEPAATGVIDWSQVITAEQKAANLLEQQRLEAVGEIARRRAQADQAIAPLQDAVDLDEATEAEAALLKDWKRYRVALNRVPDQPGYPAAIDWPAPPA, from the coding sequence ATGATCATCAAGCTTTCACCTGTGCGCTCCGATGCGCAGCTCGCAGTGTTCCGCCTGGGCGACATGCTGACGATCAACAACGTCGCGCTGGACTTCGCGCGGCTGCCCGAGGGTGCCTCGCTCCCTGCATCTGCGGTTGGCAGCCCTTTCATGCACGATCCTATCGAGCGTCACGACGGAAAGTTGATCGTCACGCTGCGCCTGCCGCACGCTGCTGATGCACCGGAGTCGGCCCGATTCCCGGTCGATATCGTTGATCCTGCTGAAGGAGCAGTGCAACTGCCAGGGCAGGAGGTGCGGGAAGCAGAGCCAGCAGCTACAGGCGTCATCGATTGGAGCCAGGTCATCACAGCAGAGCAGAAGGCGGCGAACCTGCTCGAGCAGCAGCGTTTGGAGGCAGTGGGTGAGATCGCTCGCCGCCGCGCCCAGGCCGACCAGGCTATTGCCCCGCTGCAGGATGCAGTCGACCTTGACGAAGCAACTGAGGCCGAGGCTGCGCTGCTGAAAGACTGGAAGCGTTATCGCGTAGCGCTGAACCGGGTGCCTGATCAGCCTGGCTATCCCGCGGCGATTGACTGGCCCGCGCCGCCGGCCTGA
- a CDS encoding host specificity protein J gives MGAALQPAVTGAKGGEKKPKAPYEAPDSLRSTNIAKILLAVGEGEFDGNPTDRDIYLDNTPIQDASGNVNFPGVKWEFRRGTVEQDYIQGIPAVESETSIGVELRSDQPWTRALSNTKLSAVRLRFSWPRLLQQNPTNGDTTGYTIEYAIDIATDGGAFVEAHRNAVSGKTSNGYQRSVRVDLPAAISGWVIRARRLTPNANTGTIADTMTIAAYTEIIDQKLRYPNTALLYIEFDAEQFQNIPSVTVKCKARRWPVPTNYDPITRTYTGTWDGTFKQAWTNNPAFVTYGLCVEDRFGLGKRIKPWMVDKWEMYRIAQYCDQLVPDGVGGQEPRFLCDMNLQGKAEAWTLLRDLSAIYRGMVYWAQGALFMQADMPRAQDFDYVFTRANVIDGEFTYLGAERNTHYSRAVVSYDNPANNYDTDVIPVTDLALQRRYQDRPIEISAIGCTRASEAQRRGKWALLSNNQDRTVTFKTGMEGRIPLPGHVIPVADELLSGRPNGGRIAAAAGKVVTLDRDTQIKAGDRLIINLPNGSAQGRTVQSVAGRAVTVTTAYSVQPEPELQWAIDADDLAIQLFRVLKTSRTAEGEYEITALEFNPSKFAAIDTGAKLEERPISVIPVTTVPPPVSVTLTSDYAIAQGLAVSTMTIAWPAVEGAVAYDVEWRKDSGNWIRLQRTGTASVDVVGIYAGQYLARVRAVSAFDITSTWRSSVLTDLKGKEGTPPAVTFLTATSEIFAIRLKWGLPPGAEDTQRTEIWSNAINDLTSATKLADLAYPQSEHVMSGLAAGAAFFFWARLVDRTGNIGPFFPVPPTAVQGIAQTDPGPILDMISGEIDESMLGEDLKNKIDGLQDQIDALDGLKAYDKNEPYEEGQMVVVDGRIYQAVHDVPADPGGANAPPNVAFWIDVGQSLEAANGLAQQVQTNTTKIEEVDGKVTSTAESVQVLRASARDDDAEGELAGALKLWDSTAAIAREQLVRATETDALARSSETLEAKVGETNAAVQTVSQAQANFEGKASTMWSVKMQLNAQGQYVAAGIGLGIENGPAGLQSTFLVSADRFAVVNNINGTLTSPFTVQGGQVFISQALIGTGWITNAMIGDTIQSNDFITGQRGWRIQKSGAIEINGTGASGERLTITNSSVNTYYANGQVATKMGINI, from the coding sequence ATGGGCGCAGCACTTCAACCTGCCGTCACCGGCGCCAAGGGCGGCGAGAAGAAGCCCAAGGCGCCCTACGAGGCCCCCGACAGCCTTCGCTCGACGAACATCGCCAAGATCCTGTTGGCCGTGGGAGAGGGGGAGTTCGACGGCAACCCGACTGATCGCGACATCTACCTCGACAACACCCCCATCCAGGATGCCAGCGGCAATGTCAATTTCCCGGGCGTGAAGTGGGAGTTTCGCCGCGGCACAGTCGAGCAGGACTACATCCAGGGCATTCCAGCTGTCGAGAGCGAGACATCTATCGGCGTGGAGCTGCGCAGTGATCAGCCGTGGACCCGCGCGCTGAGCAACACCAAGTTGTCGGCTGTGCGCCTGCGCTTCAGCTGGCCGCGCTTGCTCCAGCAAAACCCAACCAACGGCGACACGACCGGCTACACCATCGAGTATGCGATCGACATCGCCACCGACGGCGGTGCTTTCGTCGAGGCACACCGGAACGCGGTCAGCGGCAAGACCAGCAACGGCTATCAGCGTTCCGTGCGCGTCGACCTGCCGGCTGCCATATCGGGATGGGTTATCCGTGCGCGGCGCCTCACGCCGAACGCCAACACCGGCACCATCGCTGACACGATGACGATCGCGGCCTACACCGAGATCATCGACCAGAAGCTGCGGTACCCGAACACAGCGCTGCTCTACATCGAGTTCGACGCCGAGCAGTTCCAGAACATCCCGTCGGTGACCGTGAAGTGCAAGGCCCGGCGCTGGCCGGTACCGACCAACTACGACCCGATCACCCGCACCTACACCGGCACCTGGGACGGTACCTTCAAGCAGGCCTGGACCAACAACCCGGCCTTCGTCACCTATGGCCTGTGCGTCGAGGACCGGTTCGGCCTGGGCAAGCGCATCAAGCCCTGGATGGTCGACAAGTGGGAGATGTACCGCATCGCCCAGTACTGCGACCAGCTGGTGCCTGACGGGGTAGGGGGCCAAGAGCCGCGGTTCCTGTGCGACATGAACCTGCAGGGCAAGGCCGAGGCCTGGACGCTGTTGCGCGACCTCTCGGCCATCTACCGGGGCATGGTGTACTGGGCGCAGGGCGCGCTGTTCATGCAGGCCGACATGCCCAGGGCGCAGGACTTCGACTACGTGTTCACCCGGGCGAACGTCATCGACGGCGAGTTCACCTACCTCGGGGCCGAGCGCAACACTCATTACAGCCGCGCAGTCGTCAGCTACGACAACCCGGCCAACAACTACGACACCGATGTCATTCCGGTTACCGACCTGGCCCTGCAGCGTCGGTACCAGGATCGGCCCATCGAGATCTCGGCCATCGGTTGCACCAGGGCCAGCGAGGCCCAGCGCCGCGGGAAGTGGGCGCTGCTGAGCAACAACCAGGACCGCACCGTCACCTTCAAGACCGGCATGGAGGGGCGCATTCCGCTGCCTGGCCATGTCATCCCGGTGGCTGATGAGCTGCTGTCTGGTCGGCCCAATGGCGGCCGGATCGCTGCGGCCGCTGGCAAGGTCGTGACCCTGGACCGTGACACGCAGATCAAGGCCGGCGACCGGCTGATCATCAACCTGCCCAACGGCAGCGCCCAGGGCCGCACCGTGCAGTCGGTTGCCGGTCGTGCCGTGACCGTGACCACGGCCTACAGCGTGCAGCCGGAGCCCGAGCTGCAGTGGGCGATCGATGCCGATGACCTGGCCATCCAGCTGTTCCGGGTCCTGAAGACCTCGCGCACCGCCGAGGGCGAGTACGAGATTACCGCGCTGGAGTTCAACCCGAGCAAGTTCGCCGCGATCGATACTGGGGCAAAGCTCGAGGAGCGGCCGATCAGCGTCATCCCGGTAACGACCGTCCCGCCGCCGGTGAGCGTGACCCTGACGTCCGACTACGCGATTGCCCAAGGCCTGGCGGTCAGCACGATGACCATCGCCTGGCCGGCTGTGGAAGGGGCCGTGGCCTACGACGTCGAGTGGCGCAAGGACAGCGGCAACTGGATCCGCCTGCAGCGTACCGGTACTGCGTCGGTAGACGTGGTTGGGATCTACGCCGGCCAGTACCTGGCGCGCGTGCGAGCGGTCAGCGCCTTCGATATCACGTCGACCTGGCGCAGCTCTGTGCTCACCGACCTGAAAGGGAAGGAGGGCACACCGCCAGCCGTGACGTTCCTCACGGCGACCAGCGAGATCTTCGCGATTCGTCTGAAGTGGGGGCTGCCGCCAGGCGCCGAGGACACCCAGCGCACGGAGATCTGGAGCAACGCGATCAACGACCTGACCAGTGCCACCAAGCTGGCCGACCTGGCCTACCCGCAGTCGGAACACGTGATGTCTGGCCTAGCCGCCGGCGCAGCGTTCTTCTTCTGGGCGCGTCTGGTCGACCGGACCGGAAACATTGGGCCGTTCTTCCCGGTGCCGCCGACGGCTGTGCAGGGTATCGCCCAGACCGACCCTGGCCCCATCCTTGACATGATCTCCGGCGAAATCGACGAGTCCATGCTCGGCGAGGATCTGAAGAACAAGATCGACGGGCTGCAGGACCAGATCGACGCCCTGGACGGCTTGAAGGCCTACGACAAGAACGAGCCCTACGAGGAAGGCCAGATGGTCGTGGTCGACGGCCGGATCTACCAGGCGGTGCACGATGTTCCGGCCGACCCGGGCGGCGCCAATGCCCCGCCCAACGTGGCGTTCTGGATCGACGTGGGGCAATCGCTGGAGGCAGCCAACGGCCTGGCCCAGCAGGTCCAGACCAACACGACCAAGATCGAGGAAGTCGACGGCAAGGTCACGTCAACAGCTGAGAGCGTGCAGGTCCTGCGCGCATCTGCTCGCGACGATGACGCGGAGGGAGAGCTTGCCGGCGCCCTGAAGCTCTGGGACTCGACCGCAGCGATCGCCCGCGAGCAGCTCGTGCGGGCCACCGAGACAGATGCTTTGGCGCGCAGCTCGGAAACGCTCGAAGCCAAGGTTGGCGAGACCAACGCAGCAGTGCAGACGGTAAGCCAGGCCCAGGCGAACTTCGAAGGCAAGGCCAGCACGATGTGGTCGGTCAAGATGCAGCTGAATGCTCAGGGGCAATACGTTGCCGCTGGCATAGGTCTCGGCATCGAGAACGGACCAGCCGGCCTGCAGAGCACCTTCCTGGTTTCAGCCGACCGGTTCGCTGTGGTGAACAACATCAACGGCACACTCACTTCGCCGTTCACGGTGCAGGGCGGCCAGGTGTTCATCAGTCAGGCGCTGATCGGCACCGGCTGGATCACGAACGCAATGATCGGCGACACCATCCAGTCGAACGACTTCATTACCGGCCAGCGCGGTTGGCGCATCCAGAAGAGCGGGGCAATCGAGATCAATGGTACCGGCGCCAGTGGCGAACGGCTGACGATCACGAACAGCTCGGTGAACACCTACTACGCGAATGGCCAAGTCGCCACGAAGATGGGCATCAACATCTGA
- a CDS encoding tail assembly protein, protein MSAIAYKPMTTIKLSGSLAQKFGRTHRRQLDSGDTWEVFKALNATLDGFEDEIRRLDGMGLRFAVFRNRQNVGPEEFDRGGVRELRLVPVIGGSKRGGLLQTVVGIALIAAVAIFAPAGLGAIGAGGAWGITGAVGVSLALGGVIQMLSPQPKGLSTSAAPENRPSYAFGSANNTTASGNPVPICIGERRWGGAIISASIYAEDKA, encoded by the coding sequence ATGAGCGCAATCGCCTACAAGCCAATGACGACCATCAAGCTGTCCGGCTCGCTGGCCCAGAAATTCGGCCGCACGCACCGGCGGCAACTCGATAGTGGCGACACCTGGGAGGTGTTCAAAGCCTTGAATGCCACCTTGGACGGGTTTGAGGATGAGATCCGGCGCCTGGATGGCATGGGTCTGCGTTTCGCGGTTTTCCGAAACCGGCAGAACGTAGGGCCTGAAGAATTTGACCGTGGCGGCGTCCGTGAATTGCGCCTGGTGCCGGTGATCGGCGGGAGCAAGCGGGGCGGCCTGCTGCAAACGGTGGTCGGTATCGCGCTGATCGCCGCGGTGGCCATCTTCGCGCCGGCCGGACTCGGCGCCATTGGTGCTGGCGGTGCCTGGGGTATAACTGGTGCGGTTGGCGTCTCTCTGGCGCTCGGCGGCGTCATCCAGATGCTCAGTCCGCAGCCAAAGGGGTTGTCCACCAGTGCCGCGCCGGAGAATCGACCTTCCTACGCCTTCGGCAGCGCGAACAACACCACCGCCAGCGGTAATCCGGTACCGATCTGCATCGGCGAGCGCCGGTGGGGCGGGGCGATCATCTCCGCATCAATCTACGCCGAAGACAAGGCGTAG
- a CDS encoding C40 family peptidase codes for MLKHILAAVQRHAAAEYPRECCGLILAVGRKQVYFPCANVATEPTEEFRIAPEQYAEAEEQSQVIGIVHSHPDATSRPSPRDLAMCEATGLPWHILSWPEGDLRTITPTGETPLLGRPFVHGAWDCWQVCADWYKREWDLDFPAYTREDGWWEQAAGPSLYEQAYEAAGFYQVDRPERGDMIVMAVGRTVHPNHAGIYLGGDPKLPGEQADLYGPGPFLLHHLYGRPSEVIIYGGPWHDRARLILRHKEAR; via the coding sequence ATGCTGAAACACATCCTCGCTGCCGTGCAGAGGCACGCCGCGGCTGAGTACCCGCGCGAGTGCTGCGGGCTGATCCTGGCCGTGGGCCGCAAGCAGGTGTACTTCCCCTGCGCCAACGTGGCCACCGAGCCGACCGAGGAGTTCCGCATCGCGCCGGAGCAGTATGCCGAGGCGGAAGAACAGAGCCAGGTAATCGGCATCGTGCACTCGCACCCTGACGCCACCAGCAGGCCTTCGCCGCGCGACCTGGCAATGTGCGAGGCCACGGGACTGCCATGGCACATACTCTCGTGGCCGGAGGGAGACCTGCGGACGATAACGCCAACCGGCGAAACGCCGCTGCTGGGCCGGCCCTTCGTGCACGGCGCCTGGGACTGCTGGCAGGTTTGCGCCGACTGGTACAAGCGGGAGTGGGACCTGGACTTCCCGGCCTACACCCGGGAGGACGGGTGGTGGGAGCAGGCCGCCGGCCCGAGCCTGTACGAACAGGCATACGAGGCCGCCGGGTTCTACCAGGTCGACCGGCCCGAGCGCGGCGATATGATCGTCATGGCCGTGGGGCGGACGGTGCACCCGAACCATGCTGGCATCTACCTCGGCGGCGATCCCAAGCTGCCCGGCGAGCAAGCCGATCTGTACGGCCCCGGTCCGTTCCTGCTGCACCACCTGTACGGCAGGCCGTCCGAGGTCATCATCTACGGTGGCCCCTGGCACGACCGGGCCCGCCTGATCCTGCGTCACAAGGAGGCCCGATGA
- a CDS encoding phage minor tail protein L, whose translation MSLIKDIQLLQPGSEVLLFELDGSDWGADILRFHGHAIPHSPAELAAAGADADQLPAKSIWWQGNEYDAWPMQIEGIEANSDGTAVRPTISVGNVNGRITALCLAFDNLLEFKLTIRQTLKRYLDPANFPAGNPEADPTQESTEVWYIDQKVSENGTTVSWELASPGDVGGESIGRQMTQLCHWSMTNGYRGPNCGYTGPYFDFDGNPTDDPVEDQCNGCLDTGCVARFGQGNQLPFGGFPAVSLIARS comes from the coding sequence ATGTCACTGATCAAAGACATCCAGCTGCTTCAACCTGGCAGCGAGGTGCTGCTGTTCGAGCTCGACGGCTCGGACTGGGGCGCCGACATCCTGCGCTTCCATGGGCACGCGATCCCACACTCGCCCGCAGAGCTGGCAGCGGCCGGCGCGGATGCCGATCAGCTGCCGGCCAAGTCGATCTGGTGGCAGGGCAACGAGTACGACGCCTGGCCGATGCAGATCGAGGGCATCGAGGCGAACTCGGACGGTACCGCGGTGCGTCCGACGATCTCGGTCGGTAACGTCAACGGTAGGATCACCGCTCTGTGCTTGGCCTTCGACAACCTGCTCGAGTTCAAGCTGACCATCCGGCAGACGCTGAAGCGCTACTTGGATCCGGCGAACTTCCCTGCCGGCAACCCGGAGGCGGACCCTACCCAGGAGAGCACCGAGGTTTGGTACATCGACCAGAAGGTTTCGGAGAACGGCACCACGGTTTCGTGGGAGCTGGCCAGTCCGGGCGACGTCGGCGGCGAAAGCATCGGCCGGCAGATGACCCAGCTCTGCCACTGGTCCATGACCAACGGATACCGCGGGCCGAACTGCGGCTACACCGGGCCGTACTTCGACTTCGACGGGAACCCCACAGACGACCCGGTCGAGGACCAATGCAACGGCTGCCTGGACACCGGCTGTGTCGCGCGCTTCGGCCAGGGCAACCAGCTGCCGTTTGGCGGCTTCCCGGCCGTCTCCCTGATCGCCAGGAGCTGA
- a CDS encoding phage tail protein: MAIETFSWPTERGETPDIQYRVRESRFGGGYRQVVGDGPNNKEDSYPVTITGRKARVKEVMDFFDRHAGAKAFLWSTPLGELGLFTCVDPKPTPMGGEQFKVTATFQRAFHP; this comes from the coding sequence ATGGCAATCGAAACCTTTAGTTGGCCCACCGAGCGAGGCGAGACCCCCGATATCCAGTACAGGGTGCGTGAGTCTCGCTTCGGCGGTGGATACCGACAGGTCGTTGGCGACGGCCCGAACAACAAGGAAGACAGCTACCCGGTGACCATCACCGGCAGGAAGGCCCGGGTGAAGGAGGTCATGGACTTTTTCGACCGGCACGCCGGCGCGAAAGCCTTCCTCTGGAGCACTCCGCTTGGCGAGCTGGGCCTGTTCACCTGCGTTGACCCCAAACCGACCCCCATGGGCGGTGAGCAATTCAAGGTCACCGCCACCTTCCAGCGGGCCTTCCACCCGTAA